A region of Nitrospiria bacterium DNA encodes the following proteins:
- a CDS encoding PilZ domain-containing protein: MKIRLKKAGRYRGFQVGIDAEKESLTVENPEGKPVASLVLEDFLERLGGVTHDFKRQYPRLDLGTHVNYHDADGRLCEAIASTLGGGGLFIEQFSPQPAGTQMRLEIHLPASSKVIPAEGKVVWVRKNILEKFFYPGMGLQFTSISDKNRAEILQFIHKFNRQRGLHEPQPEGMPF; the protein is encoded by the coding sequence ATGAAGATCCGATTAAAAAAAGCCGGCCGCTACCGGGGATTTCAGGTCGGCATCGACGCGGAGAAGGAGTCGCTCACGGTCGAAAATCCGGAAGGAAAGCCGGTGGCCAGCCTGGTCCTGGAGGATTTTCTGGAACGGCTGGGGGGCGTGACGCACGACTTCAAGCGGCAGTATCCCCGCCTTGATCTTGGGACCCACGTCAATTATCACGACGCGGACGGCCGCCTCTGCGAAGCGATCGCCAGCACCCTCGGCGGCGGCGGCCTTTTCATCGAACAGTTCAGCCCGCAGCCCGCGGGGACGCAGATGCGGCTTGAGATTCACCTGCCGGCCTCGAGCAAGGTCATTCCGGCCGAGGGCAAAGTGGTCTGGGTCCGCAAAAATATTCTGGAAAAGTTCTTCTATCCCGGCATGGGACTTCAGTTCACCTCGATTTCCGATAAAAACCGCGCGGAGATCCTCCAGTTCATTCACAAGTTCAACCGGCAAAGGGGGCTTCATGAGCCCCAACCGGAGGGCATGCCGTTTTGA